TAGGAGATGATTCCCTGGAGAGCAAGTTCTTAGTGCGTGTCCACAACAGGGTCAGAATCATGGTTGCCCCAACGGCCAATAACTTGCGATTACTGTTAGCAGGGTTGTCTGCGAACTTCTCCCGGTATGTGCCCCAGTTTTCCCCTCCCTAGCGTGGGGATAGTGATTTCATCTCCCTTCAGAAGCTGCTTTGAGATCTGCGGATGACAGTGGAAGGAAGGGTCAGAAAGTTGGTGGTATTCGGTGGCCAGGACAGAGAGGTGGTGGTATTTGCTCCACATTGCTGTTGCAAAGGGCCAAGAGGCAGGTGTTGTGGAGAAGTGAGAACGGTGcaaatttttttcctcctctcccagtACAAGCTGAATTGCACGTGTCAGGGGAGGTGATAACAGGGGTTTTCTGGTGTCATCTTCCTTGACTTTTGACCTTCAGATCTTTCAGAACCGGTGGATGTGTACAGCGATTGGATAGATGCTTGTGAGGCGGCCaatcagtagcagcagctgggcaggaagcTCCTTGTACTAATTCTGGATGTTACAGTATTTCGTACGTGGAAAAAAAATGTGCTAGTTCCATAACATGAGACAATCGGGGCCTTTGGAGAAGGTggctggtttttctttttttagcttTTCCATCCAGGGATCTTTTTATAGTTGTTGTTCCTTTGTGAATTACCCTCGGGCCAATTTATCCTTGTGCGCGTGTTACGCTGCTAAGGGATAATTTGGAAGTGTTGCTCTagtgggcggggaggggagatATTTTGTTTTGCTCAGCCAGGCAGTTTGAAAGTTCACGAGATAAGAAATGGCTTGTTACCATGATTCAATTGCAGCAGttaattaaaaaccaaaacagtcACTAATCCTAGGCCGGCCAAGAAGTGTCCATTTGCTGGCTGGATCCCTGTCGGAATAAGCTGTCTTGGATTCCAGCTGGCTTTTAATATTATCACCTGACACTTTGATGTGGAGGCGGTCTCGTCTAGTGCTTAGAGCAGGGCAGCAGTTTGTCTGCAGTCCTGGGTTCTTTTCCTGTGTCTTCTGTGAGCTTCCAGTGTAATCTTGGGCAAGTCGTTTCCATTCTTagcacctcagtttccccctaTAAATCAGAGTGAATAACACTTGGACCttttcaaagtgctttgagatctttggaCACAAAGTGTGATAGAAATGTAACATCCACAGTGAAATACTCTTCCCTCCGGGCCCAGTTCCAGATGTTGGCTTTTGGCCTCTCCGAGAGGATTCACTGGGGCAGAAAAGTCCCGTTTGATACATTTCACTTTGACTTACCTAAACGAAGGTGCTGCTGTCTTTGGTTTACATTCTCCAGTGCAGCATAAACTGGTTTGGCAGAGAACAGGGCCATCACACCGGCACAGATGACCGCTTTTCTCAGGCGGGTCCCTGCAGCTGTTGGCTCAGATTTGCTCCTTCGTCCCTTAATCAAAATACAGCAAAACTTCAGAACTGGAGGGTGGGAAACGAACTGGGTAGCAGCGTCGGAGAACTGGAGGAGTTGTGGGAAGTGGGACAGAAGGCTGAGGGTCAGATAAAGGGTTTTGGTACCGTGATGCATTCTTGACTCTAGTCATGGTGACAAGCATGTTTTCTGATCTGAACACCCAGATGCTAGACTGAGCAAAAACCCTTCTGCTGCAGCAGCTTGCAGAGCCATTTGAAGGGTCACTGCTCTGATGTTTTATCTTTGTGATAACCCCTCGCTCTTAGATTCACAGTGCTCGCCTCTGTTCTCATGCGGCTGTTACTTGGGGTCCTGCAAGAGGCAGTCACTCAGCTCTTGGTGCTGCTGATTTTAAGGAGGTGGCAGATCCCTGGCAGAACTGAACTTGAGCCTGCAGCGAATGGGTGGGGGATAGTTTGCCAAGGGGAGGGATGCACAAATCAGAGTGAAagcggggaggggaggatgggctAAATTAGCCCCCTTCGTCTCCCTTGGCTTTTACCTGCTGCTTTTAGCTTGAGGAAATTCTTAGTGTATTAAGAGTTTTCCTTGGATCTTCCTGGATGGTACCGGCAGTGCCTGGAGTTCCTTCCTGGGCGCTGATTGATTTTCAGCCTCAGGTAGCTGCATGGGCTGGGGATTAAGCTGCTTTGAATTCCTGGCTGGGTCTGGCTACCTTTCGGTGCAGTACAAAGCAGGGCGTAGAAGGCAGCTGGCCTGGGTGTGTGTGAGCagaggggctctttcgaaattgttttgtAGAACAACCCTTTAATAAATGCCGTCCTGGGGGGAAGTGGTCTTCGTTTGTCCTTTATCATCATTCGTGCCACAAAACTTCTGGGCTGAGTGATGGACTTGTTTCCCTGAGGAGGGAGGAATTTGCGCAAGCTACGTGCCGGTGTGAGGGAGACAGCAGGTGAGCCGAGGCGATAGGAAGTGTGTGTTCTGTTCCCGTCTCTAAGCACgttccctccctgctctgcacctTGGTTTCCCTTTGTGTGAGATGCGGGTTCGGACCCTAAACGTGTGCTGTGTACTTGGAGCTTCTGCCTTGCAACACTGATGGGTCAAACAGACACAGCTCGGATTCCACCTTTGTTGATTCCTTAGTCTAGCTCTTAGGCAGCTGAGTCTGGTCATGACTctgagcctgggtcagctgacttgagCAGATTGCTCTGCTGAAAGCAGCAGCGTAGATGTCCccacctgggctctgagacctgccctgccttgctgggATCCTGGTTCCAGCCCAAGTTGCAACATCTGCCCTCCTCATGCTACCCGCGTCGCGTGAGTTGCTGTGGGCAtggagccttcctgcccccacggTATTTTTGCAGTACAGCCTGTTCCCTCCACGATCTCCACTGCAGCAGCAAGACCTTGGACCCCTAGCAAGCTACAGTGTGTCGCTGATACAGCTTCCTAGTGTTCGGGGGTCCTGGCGTGGCCAACCCCGCTCAGCAGAATCAGCTGAATGGCAGCGAGGCCGCGTTCCAGCGAAGGAGAAAAGCCTGGGCATTTGGAGGACGGGGTGTGTGTGAGGAGAAATCAGCTGAGTGGGTGCTGTTTGTTCTGGAAGGGCATGCTGGTTAAATAGCTTGTGAAAGCAGAGTTGCCTGATTGGCGGTAATGTGGGGAGGACTCTCGGGGACCTTTTCGCTTTACTCCAGGTGCTTTAAACAATTAACTCATGTTCCTTAGAATCGGGGGGAATTTGGCTGTCACAGGACAGGGGCTGATAATACTGGCTGCATGGGCTGgttgctgttttcttttgaatCTCTGCCcgtgcccctcagtcctgacccacgGTCCCCTGCTACCCAGCGAACTCTCTTCACTTGTGGCCTGTCAGGAGCCTGTCCCTTGCAGAGGCACAAGGCCAGCCACGCGGACTCCTCATGCCTCTCAGCGGGGGCTGCCTGAGCCAGGGTGGCCTTGAACTGCTGCAAAGCCAGGTTCTGACTGGGCAAAGGCTCTGCAAGGTTCTCCGGGGTGGAAGCAGGTTACGGAGCTTTTAAACTGCATCCCTCTCCCCTTGACGTTTCCTTCTCGGGTTCCTGGccctgtaggactggaagggaccgagGCGAGTTGCTCCAAAGCAGGATGTAGCCCCAGAGCATAGATGCAGCCTCCGCACCAGAAGCCGTGCCGTGGGGGCAGGGTCGCCACCTTCCAGGTGCCCTCGACAGGCGTCATTTCCTCGCAGCGTAGTTGTGTCTGCATTGGGGATTTTGCTGGCGTAGCTACGGTGGCTGTGGTGGTGGTTCCcagtcccctccacccccctggTCATTGGTTTTAAGTGCAGAGCAGACCGGGAGCATCAGCTCTTTGCGCGTGGCCTTGTaacacctggggcctgcagcctgTTCCTTCCCATGCTCCATGTGACACgtctcttccccactcccaggcctgctgcagcaTTACCCCATGCTCCAAGGCCCAGGTGCCATTTGACCTTTCCTGCGAAGACCTTAACGGGAGTGCCCTGAGAGGCCCGAGTGGGTTTGTCCAGCTTCCTGGCTTGCATTCCCAATGGCCTGCTGTGTGGCACATCAAGAACCCAGTCACGGACTCTCCCGGAGCTGGGATGGAGACTGGTAACTGGAAGAGTTGGGGTGGAGCGGCCCCTGCAAGGCCCGTGTCTCAGACTCTGCGAAGCGCCTGTCCCGTGCTCTGAGGGGCAGCGTGACTTGGAAGGGGGTTTGCTGGGTGTCCGCCCGGGACTGTGATGAGAACATAGCTGAGTAAAGGCGGATGCTCCTATGGCTGCGCGAGTCTGCGTTTAGGCTGGGCGTGTGCGCACATCGCCCCCTGGTGGCTGATCTCCGTGCAAGTGGCGCACTTCTTCCAAGCTCcaggggcaggctcagaggctgagcccttctgcaagtggtgggggctgggggagtgaccCCACAGATCTGGCGGCATTTGGGGGCGAGGGTGACGCAGTGGGGCGTGTGAGGGCTTTACGCCCTGGTCAGGTTGCATGTTTCCTACTGTCCACAgcgagtgcctcagtttccctaggcacagcatcagtgcccagtggtgatgggagtttcggtgtgatgacttctcacctGTACACAGTGACCCTCTGGGTTCTTTATAACCTAGGCAGCCAGGTGATGCTTTTCTTCCCTAGGAaacagggcaaagcaggggcctggctggtttgaattggagctgggcAGTTGAGTTGGGtcttgtctggctggagaggaagggaggagggCCAGGGGCCTGGATGGCCGGCTCAGCCTGACTGCGGATGGGGTACAGGCCCTGGTCACCCCCACGCTCCGTGACAACAGCTATCAAAGCCGTTTGGTACGAGCGCGAACTCTCTCGAGTCCTGTGCGCCAGCTGGCATTGGGATTTACGAACCAGgcaagggagagggggaaggagggtcAGTCGCAGAAAACTGGTTCAGTTCTCCAGCATGGGCTTCAGCAAGTTGCTGCATCTCAGTGCTTTGGCTTCTCACCTGTTACAGGGCTCCGTGATGCTTCCCAGCCACGCAGTCCGTCTGGGAGgaaagctggggcagggctggagagacagaACTCACCTAACCATTGATGTGTGCTGGGAAGGGATGAGCATTTATAGATGGCTTCTTCTCTTCAAAGCACTTGAATGCTCCCTGATCAGACACGGCCAACTAGCCTGTGTGGCCCCCAGTGTCCTGGGAGCAGCGAAACCCACCTAGCTGTCAGCATTTTCTGGGGAGCCCCATTCTCCCTTAACTGCTGTGGGACTGAACCTCTGGCCGCAGCCATTTTACCCAACCCGATCTGTCCTCTTGTGAACCCAGCACTGTCTGGGAGTGGCAGGTCGTTTTTCTCGCTTTGGTTCACAGGTGCTTCTGGATGAAGGATGGCCCTGCGGTTAAGGTGCTGGCTAGAGATCTGTGCTGGCTTCCAGCAAGTCAGAGAGTTTTAATTTGCCTCAGTTCTCTCATCTCTAACACAGGGGAAGACGTGTGCTGAGGATTAATATTAGATGCTTTAACATACAGACAGCTGGGCTAGCAGGTCCTGAAGAAAAGGTCCCTTCACCGAAGAGACTTGCTTGGAAAAACCAGTTGCACCAGGAGCGGCTGCAGGGCGAAGGATTTGGATGCGTGGGGCTTTGTGAAATTGGCTAGATTCTGATTCAACCTGCCTTTTTATACACAGGCTTCCCCAGCGAAGGGAAAACTCCAGGGAGCTCTCGAACAAGCTTAGAAACAGAGTTAGAatatagactttttttttccttgttttattGTGCCATAGTGAGAGATTAAAAAGTGCTCATCAGCAGAAAATTACAAACTGCTGTTCTATCAGTTTATAAATCACTTGGTCTGGAGCTCTTAAAAAGAGTGTTTGGTTTGCCAGCATGCAGAGTAGGGGACAAGCCTTGGCTGTGGAAGGCAGCCTGGCCTTAGGAAATGCAGTGGCTTCTCTCAGTAGTTCACACTCTTATTTTTCCCGTACGTTAGTCGGTCACCAAAATACTCATGACAACGTGGGCAACAGCAGAGGAGGCTGGACAGGCAACCTTCCAGGCGCTCAACTGTGGTTGTTTGCGGGGAGAGGCTTTCATGCCGAGATTTGCCACTGGAAAACCTGCAGACACAAAACTTGTTAGTTGAGGTTGCTGTCCTGGTGGTAGGTGGGGAGCGTACGTAGAGTGGGTCTCTTCTACGCACACAGGGAGCATCTAATTTACGGAAATGGCACAGAAGTGGTAGGAGACCCTGTCGGTGGGGGGCGGTTTAAACTTGGTCAAcgtcagtgctccctgtaagctgaacgcttgggcggccgcccaggagagattcaggtgctgcccagctgactcgcagagcgcccacagctgacagcctgTTTGTCTTTTGGTGGGGCGCATCTGCTTATTCCTtcgtgcatgtaacaaaatttattccgcccatgggtgggggaaaaaaaaaaaaaagggagcatTGGTCACTGTACTGCTAGTCTCACCTGTCCTCTGTGCCCCTGCTCCACTCAGGCCACTATTGCTAGGAGTGCAACCACACCTGGGATGGCAGGGTGAGCCGCGGGGGAGGGGGATTACCTGCACAGTCAAGCAGGAAGCTGCCAGGACCTAGATGTGCTCAGCCCTCAAGCAGTGAATGCAATCGCAGGCCAGTTTATTTCACCAGCTCCTTTGTTCTCCTCCTTCCTttagggaaggggatggggtgggggcaacgTTTCTAGAGCTACTTCAGCGCccgcagggcagggccggggaaAGGGGGCGAGCGCCTCAGAGCTGAGACGCTGGTGTGAATGGTGAAGAAACACTAAAAACATCTACACGTATCCTCCCGCAAATTACTGCAAGTGAGCAGCGGCCTTGCTTCCTCTGTGCCGATGCCTTGGCAGGTGTTAGGTTATACGGTTAAAAACAACTTCAAGGCGGGGAAATACGGCTGGGGCTGGGTTTTCTTtcttgggtgtgggggggggggctagaTCGGGGGAGTCTGGGAGCTGGTTAGCggtggggaagcagctgggatttcctcttattcctctttttaaagcAACCCCTGGCTCTTTTTCAGAAAAAGCTTCTTGCAACGCCACGGTGACGtgtgtctctgttcagtccagGCCTCGGCCCGTGCCTGCCCCTCATTCGGAGTTGTAGAAGTTGTGTTCGCTGTGGTTGTACTCCTCGCCGATCATGGCGTAGCTGGGCTGGAGGCAGTATTTGGGGTCGTAGACCTGGCGGGGCAGCCCATACACAGTCATGCCCTGCTGCGAGGCGCCCTTGTTACTGCCCATCTGCAGGGAGACGTTGAGGGTGTCGCAGTGTTCCATGCCCAGCATGGGCTCGAAGATCTGCCGTTTGGTCCCGGGGGCCGTCATGCCTGCCTGCGGGGAGAGAAGGGGGGGTCGTtgggtgggtggggcgggggggagccgtGCAGAGGTGACGGCTCAGGAGCAGCACCAGGTGGTGGGATCCGGGGCCTTTCCACCCTAGAGCCAGTTCCCCCCAGGAatggcagcaggctgggctcGTGGGGGAGCCCCCGTGCCCCTCTGGATTCTAATGTGTCTGGCCCCAGGCTTGCGTCTCTTACCTGGCTGGCTCCCTTGTTGGTGCCCATTTGTAGACTGATGGTGGCCTGGTCCAGGGGCTGGTCTGTGCCCAGTTTGGGGTCGTAGAGGTGCCGGCGGGTGCCGTACGCCGTCATGCCCTGCTGGCTAGCAAACTTGTTGGTGCCCATCTGGAAGGGGAAGCAGAGTAGAGCTGAGGGCGGGGATCAGGGCTGGCCGGGTGGAAGACCCAGCTTCTGCGTGCCTGTGCCCTGGCATAAGGCTTTGTCTGGTACCGTCACGCCCAGAGAGCTGTCGCCCCACGGGCACAGAattcccagctgccccctccctgccggAGGATGAGGAAGGAATTGCCAGTTCCCAGACCGGGTGCGGCTGTTACCCCAGATGCCTCCTGCCCAGCGGCTGTGAAACTGCCGGGCGCTCCCAAGGTTTGTGCTTTCAGCTCCAGCCATCCCTGGGGCAATCGCTGGCCTAAATCAAAATGGGATGTGGCACTTTCGGGTGGGAAGCCCCTGGTGCAGTGGCAGAGAAGGGCCCATAAGCTCACGTGGGTGcctcctgctgggggctggggtgacttTCCTGTTCCCCGGGTCAGCTGAGTCCTGCCCACACGACAGGAGGCTCAGCAGCCGCCCCGCAGCTGTGATGCCCTGTGAGctgggtgccctggggctggtgggtggttTGCTCTGTGCCCGGGCGTGGGGCTGGGACCTGCTCTTTGGGACGGCTGGGGGAGTCGCAGACCTGCAGCCCGATAATGTTCCGTCCTTCTTTCAGCTTCTCGGGCTGGAACCGGCGCTGGTGTTTCTCCGCATACTTGACGCCCACGTTCACTTTGTTGCCTTTTGTCTTGgcctgggtgggggaggcaggaaccAAATGGCctcatggggcggggggcaggggcaggaatcTCCCTCctaccccccaactccctgcagaAAGCCTCAGCCAGGATGGAGTGGGAGACAAGCCCCCATCGTCCCCTGTCGCGAGCTCCTCTTTCGCCCAGCAGTGACCAGTTCAAAGCCAAGGCCGGCGCTGTGCGCGGGGGTAGGGAACGGAGTAGAGGAGCCCTTCTCCCCGGGGAGATGACTTCAAGCATTAATCTGCAGTCAGGGCTGGGCCCCTGTGTCCGTCCCTCCGTCCCTGCAGCTGAGATGGGCCCAGAATCTCAGACTCTCAGAACGCCACAACTGGAAGGGGACctcgaggtcatcgagtccagttcctgCCCTCCCGGCAAGACCACGCACCgtccagaccatccctgccagacgcctgtctgacctgctcttacatatctccagcgatggaaacgccacaacctccctgggtgctttattcccgtgtttaaccaccctgagagttcgGAAGTTTTTTTgaatcctcccttgctgcagtttaagcccatgggAGGTCCTTGTCGGGcagcctgcaccctctcctggCGTGTTGCCCCAGCCTCGCAGGCCAGGAGGCACCTGGGACCCCAgcccggggtgggggcagaggggcctcTTCAGCTCACACCAGGAGGCTTCTGTACAGAACTTCAGCTCTGGCCCTGATAGcgagcacagccagcagcccagtggccgATGCCTGGGCCAGGGGTCCGGCAAGGCACAGGGGGAGCGGCTGAGGCTGGTTCTGCTCAGGGTTCTGCCGCAGTGCCCATGAGGCAGGAAGGCCGCCCATAGCCTGCGGGGTCCATGGCTCTGCCCGGGGGCCACGCCTCTCCCCCGAAGGTGTCTTGAGCTGTCTTTGCCATCTCGTGGTGGGGGCACAACCACGCGGCCACCCCCGCACTCACCTGGCTGGCCAGTGCGATCAGGGTGGACTGCACCTGGGTGTGGTTCGTGTTCTCAAAGAGGTCGTTGGCTTCAAAAATGTCATGCGGCTTCACGCCGTACCTGGTGATGGCCTTGATGAAGTTCCCGATGTTCTCGAGCTGCAGCAGAACGGCAGGTGGTTAAACCAGCCGGGGGGTTAAagccagcagctccccctgcctggTCCCAGAACCCAACGACTTCTCCaacagtgggggagagggggaatccATCTGGCCTCAGGATTCCCACAGTATTGCAGTGGCACTGAAGGAGTCTGGCCAGATGGCACGTCCCAGCTGAGCTCTTCCTAcctctgctgccccttcctgctcccctgagATGCCCAGCCCTTCTTCCAAGAGCACAGAGAGGGGCGCCTGCATCTCGGCTCTCACATCAGTGCTCTCGACAACATACACAGGCTTTAGCTGCCCTGCGCTGCAAAGGGCCCCGGGGatggaggggagagcaggggagagcTGGGTCATGGCCAGCACCCCCATAGCTGCAGTGCCCCTTCCTCGCTCCCCCTCCCAAAGACCTGGCTGTTGGGAGCCCACCCCCTTTTCTGGGCTGtctcccagcaccctggggccGGGGGAGGTCTCCTGCAGGTTGGAGTTGCTCCAGTTTCAGGGTGCCGGCTTATGTGCACCTGGCCGGGGTCCTAAGCTGGGAATCTTTGCCACTGAAATTCATCAGGGAGCCTTCACCTGGTGCCAGTTCTGACTGGATTCGTTCACCTTCTTCACGGAGCCAGGCTGGAGCCTGTTGATGAGCCTGGAAGGAGAAGGGGGTTGCTTTGTACGGCGACGGCTGGGCTGCAGGATCTgttccccaggcccagccagtcGGAGCAGAAGGGAGGACTCCCCACTGCATCACATGGGGCAGGACATGCGCCTGGATCTGCGGGGAGCACGCACGCGGGGGTCCATCCCAGCAGCGCCGTGCCCCGGCGGGAGCCGCCATGCAGTGGATGGGTCTCGACACCAGGACCCAGCCAGcgctgagtggggctgggagggtggaatcGGGCCATGCTCCCAGGCTGCCCCCCGAGTCCTGGAGAACACCGCCGTCGGCTCTTGTACCGCCCGTTGGGGGGACCCCCGCTTACTTGCACAGGATGACGCCGTCCTTCAGCCCCTCCATGAAGTTGTCTCCGATGTGCTCCCCAGTCATTTCCTCGATCCACAGGCGCAGCTCCTGCTCCCGCTGGGGGTCGTACTTCTGGGCCAGCTGTAACAGAGCCGCGGGGttttggcagggccaagctgTTAGGGGCCAGGTGCTCAGAGGCCCCTGCCAGCCAAAGAGCTGCCACCATCGGTGGGAACCTGCTGGGCAGCACCCTCAGCAGCACAAGCCCTGTGGTGACCTCACCTTGCTGGCAGCAGCCCTCGCTAGCAGGGTGACCCACAGGGGTATCCTGCTGAGCTCAGTGCGGGCCAGGAACCTCCTGCTCCTTGCCCCCTGCCTGGGCAAACCCTGTGAGCACCTAGagtctggggaaactgaggcacagagtggctaAGCAACTTGCATACCATCTCACAGGGTGTTTAGCAGAGCAGGCTAGTGCTGTAACCACAAACCAtcctgcttccctgccctggggctcccacaAGCCTCCTCCAGTAGCTATTTAaacccactgctgctgggggatggggtCTTGTTTGCTAGCCTGGGACCATCTCAGATCCGTACGCTGCTCAGTACAGCTTAAGTGGCGGGGCAGTCACCGCTGGGtggtcccccacctcccagcctgttGGCTCCTGAATGACATCTCCATGGCAGCCTCGGCAGCTAGTTCCCTGGGAAAGAAACACTTGTGTGCTGGAGAGTTAGATGGGTGACGAGGGGGGACCGCTCACTTGGAGAGAGACGGGACAGAAGTCAGAGAGGCCAACGCGAGAAGAGATGATGACAAATACACAAGCTCGCGACCGGGTGGAGAAGGGGGCGGACGCGTTTCTGGGCTCTGTCTCTGTGAAGGTCGTCAGTTAAATGAGCGACTTTTCCACTCCGCCAGTGGCAGCAGACGGTGGATCTCCGAGCCACGGGAGGGAAAGAACTGCATATTTCTGTGGGGAACCAACCTAACCGGAGCGAGCATCGCCAAGAGCTTTGGATGGGATACAAAACCTCTGGCTTAAACCAAG
This sequence is a window from Carettochelys insculpta isolate YL-2023 chromosome 29, ASM3395843v1, whole genome shotgun sequence. Protein-coding genes within it:
- the CNN1 gene encoding calponin-1; the protein is MSSAHFNRGPAYGLSAEVKNKLAQKYDPQREQELRLWIEEMTGEHIGDNFMEGLKDGVILCKLINRLQPGSVKKVNESSQNWHQLENIGNFIKAITRYGVKPHDIFEANDLFENTNHTQVQSTLIALASQAKTKGNKVNVGVKYAEKHQRRFQPEKLKEGRNIIGLQMGTNKFASQQGMTAYGTRRHLYDPKLGTDQPLDQATISLQMGTNKGASQAGMTAPGTKRQIFEPMLGMEHCDTLNVSLQMGSNKGASQQGMTVYGLPRQVYDPKYCLQPSYAMIGEEYNHSEHNFYNSE